The following are encoded together in the Bacillus sp. V2I10 genome:
- a CDS encoding SGNH/GDSL hydrolase family protein — translation MKINTAKFIAILSVLATVLWIFGLGWTINNYFFSKPDAQVKQDSSAEAKVSGTDEDYQIVALGDSLTRGTGDQSGKGYIGYLVDELKEKTEREIKLSNLAIKGQVSDQAVEQLQKPEIRRQVRAADTIVMTIGGNDLFQGGQALENLSSAKNDQAKASYLENLEKVIQEIRKVNSEAAVYYVGLYNPFNDLEDAKTTSAIVRQWNFDSAEIAAKYPKVVMVPTFDLFEQNVNDYLYSDKFHPNSEGYKLIGERLSSLIVFSGEDNQDD, via the coding sequence TTGAAGATAAATACAGCGAAGTTTATTGCTATCTTATCCGTACTGGCGACAGTTTTATGGATTTTCGGCTTGGGCTGGACGATAAACAATTATTTTTTCAGCAAACCGGATGCTCAAGTGAAACAGGATTCATCTGCTGAAGCAAAAGTGAGCGGCACGGATGAAGACTATCAAATTGTAGCTCTTGGCGATTCATTGACACGCGGAACAGGTGATCAGTCAGGCAAAGGGTATATTGGATATTTAGTAGATGAGCTTAAAGAAAAAACAGAGCGGGAGATTAAGCTTTCTAATTTAGCGATTAAAGGCCAAGTCTCAGATCAGGCAGTGGAGCAGCTGCAAAAACCTGAGATCAGAAGACAGGTCAGAGCGGCAGATACAATTGTCATGACCATTGGCGGAAATGACCTTTTTCAAGGCGGACAGGCACTTGAAAATTTATCTTCTGCGAAAAATGATCAGGCTAAAGCGAGTTATTTAGAGAACTTAGAAAAAGTCATTCAGGAAATACGCAAGGTGAATTCAGAAGCAGCCGTTTATTACGTAGGCCTCTACAATCCTTTTAATGATTTGGAGGATGCAAAAACAACTTCTGCCATCGTGCGGCAATGGAATTTTGATTCTGCCGAAATTGCAGCGAAATATCCAAAAGTTGTCATGGTCCCGACATTTGATTTATTTGAGCAGAATGTAAACGATTATTTGTACAGTGACAAGTTTCATCCCAATTCGGAAGGCTACAAGCTGATAGGAGAACGGCTGTCATCTTTGATCGTATTCAGCGGGGAGGATAATCAGGATGACTAA